The Oxobacter pfennigii genome has a window encoding:
- a CDS encoding 2Fe-2S ferredoxin, with protein sequence MVSPKYHIFVCTSCRVNGQQKGFCFSKDAVDIVGKFMEEIDSRDLSSEVMVTNTGCFGICNKGPIIVIYPEGTWYGNVTPDDVEEIVESHIENGNAVERLVI encoded by the coding sequence ATGGTATCTCCAAAATATCACATTTTTGTCTGTACCAGCTGCAGAGTAAACGGACAGCAAAAAGGTTTCTGTTTTTCAAAAGATGCTGTGGATATAGTAGGAAAGTTTATGGAAGAGATTGATTCAAGAGATTTAAGCAGTGAGGTTATGGTAACAAACACAGGATGCTTCGGAATATGCAATAAAGGACCAATAATTGTGATTTATCCTGAAGGCACCTGGTACGGAAATGTAACCCCGGATGATGTGGAAGAAATAGTAGAAAGCCATATAGAAAACGGAAATGCCGTAGAACGGCTTGTTATATAG
- a CDS encoding homocitrate synthase/isopropylmalate synthase family protein: MPQNTEIIDRTVLEILKSSANINKEDLKNLSHMIEAVGAGFQELDKSAVGYFDIFPDKTDFLYKAEDINDVKIIRKYGFENVVINIKNIKEFMKSNYCRYFNGFTTLEVECNTLKDAVMILENNDYVDLASIDCIRMKGLYKQAPYLVKQHLEYIRENFRKRIHLSPVNTFNCAGAVCIEGIGSGVDYVTSSFCGKGMGGGWAALEELIMSSIVIYGKDIEADTEILPQAAHIFQKITGSFIHQQKPVLGCDIFKCESGIHVDGIYKNPALYEPYLPETVGKKREIVLGKHSGAAALIIKLQEMDMDIINSDKIRLVLDKIREKSITLKGDIRLLDVIKIIEEYNSAV, encoded by the coding sequence TTGCCTCAAAATACTGAAATTATCGACAGAACCGTATTAGAGATATTGAAGTCTTCGGCTAATATAAACAAGGAAGATTTAAAAAACCTGTCTCATATGATAGAAGCAGTTGGCGCAGGTTTTCAGGAACTGGATAAAAGTGCTGTCGGTTATTTTGATATATTTCCTGATAAGACCGACTTTTTATATAAAGCTGAGGATATTAACGATGTAAAAATAATCCGTAAATATGGTTTTGAAAATGTAGTAATTAATATAAAAAACATCAAAGAATTTATGAAAAGCAATTACTGTCGGTATTTTAACGGATTTACCACACTGGAGGTAGAGTGCAATACCTTAAAAGATGCTGTAATGATTTTAGAAAACAATGATTATGTTGACTTAGCAAGTATAGATTGTATAAGGATGAAAGGGCTTTACAAACAGGCACCTTATCTTGTAAAGCAGCACCTTGAATATATAAGGGAAAACTTCCGGAAGAGAATTCATTTGAGTCCGGTAAATACCTTTAACTGTGCCGGCGCTGTCTGCATTGAAGGCATAGGCTCAGGGGTGGACTATGTCACTTCTTCCTTCTGCGGAAAAGGTATGGGTGGAGGGTGGGCAGCACTTGAAGAATTAATCATGTCATCAATCGTCATATACGGTAAAGACATAGAAGCAGATACAGAAATATTGCCCCAGGCTGCCCACATCTTTCAAAAGATTACAGGAAGCTTTATACACCAGCAAAAGCCTGTTTTAGGCTGCGATATTTTTAAATGTGAATCGGGCATTCATGTGGATGGTATTTATAAAAATCCGGCCTTATATGAGCCATATCTCCCTGAAACGGTAGGCAAGAAAAGAGAGATAGTCCTTGGCAAGCACTCAGGTGCTGCAGCTTTGATTATCAAGCTTCAGGAAATGGATATGGATATTATAAACAGCGATAAAATACGTCTGGTACTTGATAAGATAAGAGAGAAAAGCATAACTCTAAAAGGTGATATACGGCTTTTGGATGTCATTAAAATAATTGAAGAATACAACAGCGCGGTATAA
- a CDS encoding homocitrate synthase, with the protein MVYKIVDTTLRDGEQKAGIAYEAEEKIKIAKHLDSMGIYQIEAGIPAMGGEEKQSIKEIMKLGLNSKISAWNRLNIEDIRHSMDCGVDIIHISAPASDMHIIQKLRKSRGWVISQLSQCIEFIKREGFKVSVGMEDATRADFIFIAEILSLCENKGVEMIRYADTLGISTPSMIFPEIKKIKQLFDVNIEIHAHNDFGMAIANSAAAAAAGAEYIDCTLGGIGERAGNCDYYGFTKLMAEL; encoded by the coding sequence ATGGTGTATAAAATTGTGGATACGACATTAAGAGACGGTGAGCAGAAGGCCGGAATTGCCTATGAAGCTGAAGAAAAGATTAAAATAGCCAAACACTTGGACAGCATGGGCATTTATCAAATAGAGGCTGGAATACCTGCCATGGGCGGGGAAGAAAAGCAGAGTATAAAGGAAATTATGAAGCTAGGGCTCAACAGCAAAATTTCCGCCTGGAACAGATTGAATATAGAGGATATACGGCATTCAATGGATTGCGGCGTTGATATTATCCATATATCTGCTCCCGCGTCTGATATGCATATAATCCAAAAGCTTCGAAAAAGCAGGGGATGGGTGATTTCACAGCTCAGTCAATGCATAGAGTTTATAAAACGTGAAGGCTTTAAGGTTTCTGTGGGGATGGAAGATGCCACCCGCGCAGATTTTATATTCATAGCTGAGATATTGAGCCTATGTGAAAACAAAGGGGTTGAAATGATCAGGTATGCTGATACTCTGGGAATATCCACACCTTCTATGATATTCCCGGAAATTAAAAAGATAAAGCAATTATTTGATGTAAATATAGAAATACATGCTCACAACGATTTTGGTATGGCCATAGCAAATTCCGCGGCAGCTGCAGCAGCAGGTGCTGAATATATAGATTGTACCCTGGGAGGCATTGGAGAAAGAGCTGGAAACTGCGATTACTATGGATTTACGAAACTGATGGCTGAACTTTAG
- the ppaX gene encoding pyrophosphatase PpaX, whose protein sequence is MIKAVLYDLDGTVINTNNLVISSWKHTLEKILGWYPGDKEIIASFGEPLVETAKRFGGDEADNIVKVYREHNLAFHDEMIERYVGMEDTIKELKAMGIKVGIVTSKMRKTAERALKLFNIYEFMDVIVTFDDTEKHKPDAEPLNKALGILNISPEDVIYVGDSRFDIQCGKNAGTLTCAVKYSESPLDELMKYKPDYLIDKPLDIIDIVKENLSDIEAV, encoded by the coding sequence ATGATTAAAGCAGTTTTATATGACTTGGACGGAACAGTTATAAATACAAATAACTTGGTAATATCATCCTGGAAGCATACCTTGGAAAAGATTCTAGGCTGGTATCCCGGAGATAAAGAGATTATCGCATCTTTTGGAGAACCTCTTGTAGAAACTGCAAAGCGCTTTGGCGGTGATGAAGCAGACAATATCGTAAAAGTATACAGGGAGCATAATTTGGCCTTTCACGATGAGATGATAGAAAGATATGTCGGAATGGAAGATACAATTAAAGAATTAAAGGCCATGGGCATAAAGGTGGGAATAGTTACATCAAAAATGAGAAAAACCGCCGAAAGGGCATTAAAGCTGTTTAATATATATGAATTTATGGATGTGATAGTAACCTTTGATGATACCGAAAAACACAAGCCGGATGCTGAACCTTTAAATAAAGCCCTTGGTATTTTGAATATATCACCTGAGGATGTCATATATGTAGGGGACTCCCGTTTCGATATACAATGCGGGAAGAATGCAGGTACCTTAACCTGTGCTGTTAAATACTCTGAATCTCCATTAGATGAGCTTATGAAATATAAGCCTGATTATTTAATAGACAAACCCCTCGATATAATTGATATTGTTAAAGAAAACTTATCAGACATCGAAGCGGTATAA
- a CDS encoding tetratricopeptide repeat protein, translated as MRIVITLHRLISKAIKTTVIIIILIAIGVPVSVYAYNKYNFDKFYNEGKTHIENEKYDEAISAYTSALKYQKKSVNEVNEQIGLAENLKNSKAIYETGLKELNNKKYKEAIAVFETIKEEDKKRYALSQEKIAECRSLYINDNIDSAKSEAANKNYTEGISFLNLALEMDSQNEQALSLKTEYINQYINDNVILAREKASSNKYEEAIKYLDKVLEFAPDAEEPLKLKDNYNKAIAEAKEAEKAKSTATKNSNSKNKEQTSAIKQAHSISDMKNEFQKLGFVFQSDTAALYEKNGIAIGLLNRGDCWQLATKTWGYYEESIFEDCMAIVLGRDLAWNNLIYIDYALSMPDSTHASSNVKAFVNDDKLIVYVYIPK; from the coding sequence TTGCGCATAGTTATTACTCTGCACCGTCTCATTAGTAAAGCAATAAAAACAACAGTTATTATCATAATTTTAATTGCCATAGGTGTTCCCGTCTCGGTCTATGCTTACAATAAGTACAACTTTGATAAGTTTTACAATGAAGGCAAAACCCATATTGAAAATGAAAAATATGATGAAGCTATATCAGCTTATACATCTGCTCTTAAATATCAAAAAAAATCTGTCAATGAAGTAAATGAGCAAATAGGCTTAGCTGAAAATCTAAAAAATTCAAAAGCAATATATGAAACAGGACTCAAAGAATTAAATAATAAAAAATATAAAGAGGCAATTGCCGTCTTTGAGACCATAAAGGAAGAAGATAAAAAAAGATATGCATTATCTCAGGAAAAAATAGCTGAGTGCAGGAGTTTATATATTAATGATAATATAGACAGCGCAAAATCAGAGGCAGCAAACAAGAATTATACAGAGGGAATAAGTTTTCTGAATTTGGCCCTTGAAATGGACTCCCAAAATGAGCAAGCTTTAAGCTTAAAAACAGAATATATAAATCAATATATAAATGATAACGTTATATTAGCCAGAGAAAAAGCTTCATCCAATAAATATGAAGAGGCTATTAAATATTTAGACAAAGTCCTTGAATTTGCTCCTGATGCCGAAGAACCTTTGAAGCTTAAGGATAACTACAATAAAGCCATAGCAGAAGCAAAAGAAGCAGAAAAAGCCAAGAGTACCGCAACAAAAAATAGTAACAGCAAAAACAAGGAGCAAACTTCGGCTATAAAACAAGCTCATAGTATCTCGGATATGAAGAATGAATTCCAGAAATTAGGTTTTGTGTTTCAATCAGATACAGCCGCTTTGTATGAAAAAAATGGTATCGCAATAGGCTTATTAAATAGAGGTGACTGCTGGCAGCTTGCAACAAAAACTTGGGGCTACTATGAAGAATCCATATTTGAGGATTGTATGGCAATAGTTTTAGGAAGAGATCTTGCCTGGAATAACTTAATATATATCGATTATGCTTTGAGTATGCCAGACAGCACCCATGCTTCTTCAAATGTAAAAGCTTTTGTTAACGATGACAAGCTGATTGTCTATGTTTATATTCCTAAGTGA